One genomic segment of uncultured Desulfobacter sp. includes these proteins:
- a CDS encoding IS1634 family transposase, which translates to MADNVNNNVETKPIGFAPILQHYFHKCCIADIIDQNVPLDARRNMLTHGQASIAMITAILFQVMSLYKVCKFARESNVLDVIFPDISPDEYFDDRLGDTLDAIHKFGIGNLELLITRHIIEAFEIQTEICHNDTTCAQVYGENNKNRSEQSIKISYGYSKQYRKDLKQLVWSMTASSDSSFPLFQQTYSGNTADVETYVEQWHHLIDLLGKKDFLFAGDSKVATHGNMAHIDDHGGYFLSPLPMYASYQEALFKALDKHNHETLIPYKDQMNRGVEVPLTFEHENKSYTFRMIILFDQGLFYRRKKSLLERITKTQVAFDELAQKINAYKLKTKDSIEQACQAILKKHKTQAFFDFVVHNDPVVTYKNARPGRPAKNAEKIAVYQDHFYIELNYNESVCTKAQYQIGYYPLVTNKPASDFSIEDAMLAHKNQYKVEHLYKRSKSGYNLEPIYLQTPDRIEAYLFLFKIALQMLVLMERTARIKIAERDKGLDNFMPNKRDVRNPKTENMLAMFEFVVCGVILLHDGSRQYFVSKLTETQKDILSILDVPEKCYTHQYLFDTS; encoded by the coding sequence ATGGCGGATAACGTCAATAATAATGTCGAGACAAAACCGATTGGTTTTGCCCCGATTTTGCAGCATTATTTTCACAAATGTTGCATCGCTGATATTATTGACCAGAACGTCCCTCTTGATGCAAGACGTAACATGCTCACTCATGGGCAGGCAAGTATAGCAATGATCACCGCCATTCTTTTTCAGGTTATGTCTCTTTACAAGGTTTGCAAATTTGCCAGGGAATCAAATGTCCTGGATGTTATTTTCCCTGACATAAGTCCGGATGAATATTTTGACGATAGGCTGGGTGATACCTTAGACGCTATTCACAAATTCGGCATTGGTAATCTGGAACTGCTGATTACCCGACATATAATTGAAGCCTTTGAGATTCAGACAGAAATCTGTCATAACGATACGACCTGTGCGCAAGTTTACGGCGAGAATAATAAAAACAGATCCGAACAGAGCATCAAGATCTCATACGGATACAGCAAACAATACCGCAAAGACCTGAAACAATTGGTATGGTCCATGACAGCCAGTTCTGACAGTAGCTTTCCCTTATTCCAACAAACATATAGTGGCAACACCGCCGATGTGGAAACCTATGTGGAACAGTGGCACCATTTGATTGACCTGCTGGGAAAGAAAGATTTTTTATTTGCCGGCGATTCCAAGGTGGCTACACACGGGAATATGGCGCACATAGATGATCACGGAGGATATTTTTTAAGTCCTCTGCCCATGTACGCCTCCTATCAAGAAGCTCTTTTCAAAGCACTGGATAAGCACAATCACGAGACCCTGATTCCTTACAAAGATCAAATGAATCGGGGAGTTGAGGTGCCTCTGACTTTTGAACACGAGAACAAAAGTTATACCTTCAGAATGATCATCCTTTTCGATCAGGGCTTGTTTTACCGCCGTAAAAAATCTCTTCTGGAACGAATCACTAAAACCCAAGTCGCATTTGATGAACTCGCCCAAAAAATAAATGCATATAAATTAAAGACGAAGGACAGCATTGAGCAGGCTTGTCAGGCCATACTAAAAAAACATAAGACACAGGCGTTTTTTGATTTTGTTGTCCACAACGATCCAGTGGTCACGTATAAAAATGCACGGCCCGGTCGACCAGCCAAAAATGCAGAAAAAATTGCGGTCTATCAAGATCACTTCTATATAGAACTCAATTATAATGAGTCCGTCTGTACCAAGGCGCAATATCAAATCGGCTATTATCCACTCGTAACCAACAAGCCGGCTTCTGATTTTTCAATAGAAGATGCGATGCTGGCTCATAAAAATCAGTACAAGGTGGAGCATCTTTATAAACGGTCAAAGTCAGGTTACAATCTCGAACCGATTTATCTGCAAACGCCTGATAGAATAGAAGCTTATCTTTTCCTTTTCAAAATAGCGCTTCAAATGTTGGTCCTTATGGAAAGAACGGCCAGAATAAAAATTGCCGAACGGGATAAAGGTTTGGATAATTTCATGCCCAATAAAAGGGATGTGCGTAACCCTAAAACAGAAAACATGTTGGCAATGTTTGAATTTGTCGTATGTGGCGTAATACTGCTTCATGATGGAAGCCGGCAATATTTTGTCTCCAAGCTGACCGAGACACAAAAAGATATTTTATCGATTCTGGATGTGCCGGAAAAATGCTACACTCACCAATATTTGTTTGATACTTCATAA
- a CDS encoding BREX system ATP-binding domain-containing protein: MDEKAFNEQINGTKNFHLRRAVERLREGLFDPMGVQWLTSGEEKLNQLFDRGATALDKGTSHHLCVCGAYGQGKSHSLTYLKQRALENNFVVSYINLDPRQIPFHDFKAVYRALMGAMVFPNEETNLVKVWKESAAQWLARPENKDKAIGDFIPGDVPHRFRAILAAMAHNNMEIPANKRKLKKHARFQPRAFAWTLKNALMGKEIPAHKLAAAFHYREVSFYKDSSLVCREPKEYLSMVKGLARLFKEMGYGGWVLLFDEGESIGQTRITSRSKSYDLLHEIFCPERPAQGFYPVFAFTHDFFTLVETEPWDRTRRPGGRQKTDQPTEEIPYFARNYHKAWKTINIHSLQDLSPGEWETLSGKLKLLHGRAYGWEPETPELVREMKQVLSQNKGAESRMKLRLLVNQLDLEQQKAPC, from the coding sequence ATGGATGAAAAAGCATTTAACGAACAGATCAACGGCACCAAAAATTTCCATCTCCGCAGGGCAGTGGAACGCCTCAGGGAGGGCCTGTTCGATCCCATGGGGGTCCAATGGCTAACCTCGGGGGAAGAAAAGCTCAACCAACTCTTTGACCGGGGGGCCACAGCCCTGGACAAGGGAACGTCTCACCACCTCTGTGTCTGTGGTGCATACGGTCAGGGCAAATCCCACAGCCTCACGTATTTGAAGCAGCGGGCCTTAGAAAATAATTTTGTGGTCAGCTATATCAACCTGGATCCGCGGCAGATCCCCTTCCACGATTTTAAAGCGGTCTACCGTGCCCTGATGGGGGCCATGGTTTTTCCCAATGAGGAAACCAACCTGGTAAAAGTATGGAAGGAATCAGCCGCCCAATGGCTGGCCCGGCCGGAAAATAAGGATAAGGCTATCGGTGATTTTATCCCCGGCGACGTGCCCCACCGATTCAGAGCTATCCTGGCGGCCATGGCCCACAATAATATGGAGATTCCAGCCAACAAGCGCAAACTTAAAAAACATGCCCGGTTTCAGCCCAGAGCCTTTGCCTGGACCCTGAAAAATGCCCTCATGGGCAAAGAGATCCCGGCCCATAAGCTTGCTGCGGCATTTCATTACCGGGAAGTGTCGTTTTATAAAGACAGCTCCCTGGTGTGCCGGGAACCAAAGGAATATCTATCCATGGTAAAAGGGCTGGCCCGGTTGTTTAAAGAGATGGGATACGGGGGATGGGTCTTACTTTTTGACGAAGGGGAATCCATCGGCCAGACCCGCATCACCAGCCGCAGCAAAAGCTATGATCTTCTCCATGAGATCTTCTGCCCGGAACGTCCGGCACAAGGATTTTACCCGGTATTTGCCTTTACCCATGATTTTTTCACCCTGGTTGAAACCGAGCCCTGGGACCGGACCCGCAGGCCTGGCGGACGGCAGAAAACCGACCAGCCGACCGAAGAAATCCCCTATTTTGCCCGCAATTACCACAAGGCCTGGAAAACGATCAATATCCATTCTCTCCAGGACCTGTCACCCGGTGAATGGGAGACACTCTCGGGCAAGCTCAAACTCCTCCATGGCCGGGCCTACGGGTGGGAGCCGGAAACCCCTGAACTGGTCCGTGAAATGAAGCAGGTCCTCTCCCAAAACAAAGGAGCCGAATCCAGGATGAAATTGAGGCTTCTGGTCAACCAGCTGGATCTGGAACAGCAGAAAGCGCCCTGCTGA
- a CDS encoding transposase has translation MSLAQNASKNIVDRLTWHTANRDQTGIAKDLAEGKDIPEVYGLGEAGLFDEFFYFLDHFEFTNLLMELEPKSKQRNSPVPFMRIIFIYMMRIVAGLHFFWHTDSVILRSQALMRLVGFNGREIKEGTCNRGKKKSSCDEKAPIPIRGPVSCDFIKNTMASIVAPTLEKMFNRGISILAAHKFFPKKIHALLDASEIESTEKCNGCGKVTKEKPPELKLRKKRIRKVLETVFGFKIWVVWDPNSRLPLAMRFATIEVHDITFAQEVVQQAIDNLGEHAKITSLAIDRGFTDGIFLWWLNSKTITFFIPAKSSLNVYDDALSLIGTGHSEIKDEIRTVGAGKNKTTVTDHWDVEGLEGLTSAEFYGPQGSGSHQNSKGFVANPINAVVVKDDPFKANNPGSKTLIILTNGPVDKPLVVYDAYDARSEIENALFREAKQAWFIERPPINTKSGFIVHVYLTIFVMALTTAFRDWIDQQDKLEKKGQDTGIRKFRQKVKEENGNKLIIFDKDRYAIFDAYEVFILCGRNVLRPTGTPETITPQDILTKYGVQLE, from the coding sequence ATGAGTTTAGCCCAAAATGCATCAAAAAATATAGTAGACCGCTTGACCTGGCATACAGCAAACAGGGACCAAACAGGCATCGCCAAAGATCTTGCCGAAGGTAAAGATATCCCTGAAGTATATGGCCTTGGGGAAGCTGGATTATTCGATGAGTTTTTTTACTTTCTTGATCATTTCGAATTTACCAACCTGCTCATGGAACTTGAACCAAAATCAAAACAAAGAAACAGTCCGGTCCCATTCATGCGTATCATTTTTATTTATATGATGCGTATTGTGGCTGGCCTTCATTTTTTTTGGCACACAGACTCTGTTATTCTTCGAAGTCAGGCCTTAATGCGTCTTGTCGGCTTTAACGGCAGGGAGATAAAAGAAGGGACTTGCAATAGGGGTAAGAAAAAATCCTCTTGCGATGAAAAAGCGCCCATTCCAATCCGAGGACCGGTATCTTGTGATTTCATAAAAAATACAATGGCATCAATTGTTGCACCAACCCTGGAAAAAATGTTTAACAGGGGAATATCGATTTTAGCGGCACATAAGTTTTTTCCAAAAAAAATTCATGCTCTGCTTGATGCTTCCGAGATTGAATCAACAGAAAAATGTAACGGCTGTGGCAAAGTAACCAAAGAAAAACCGCCCGAACTCAAACTTCGTAAAAAGCGCATTCGAAAAGTTCTGGAAACTGTTTTTGGATTTAAAATATGGGTGGTTTGGGATCCAAACAGCCGCCTTCCTTTAGCCATGCGTTTTGCTACAATTGAGGTTCATGACATAACTTTTGCTCAGGAAGTGGTTCAGCAGGCAATTGACAATCTGGGGGAACATGCCAAAATCACTTCCCTTGCCATTGACCGTGGGTTCACGGACGGCATTTTTTTATGGTGGCTCAACAGTAAAACCATCACCTTTTTTATTCCTGCTAAATCCAGTTTGAATGTTTATGACGATGCCCTGTCTTTAATTGGTACAGGCCATTCGGAAATTAAAGACGAAATACGCACTGTGGGTGCCGGTAAAAACAAGACAACGGTTACAGATCATTGGGATGTTGAAGGTCTGGAAGGGTTAACGTCAGCAGAATTCTACGGACCACAGGGCAGCGGCAGCCATCAAAACTCCAAAGGCTTTGTCGCCAATCCCATCAATGCTGTTGTGGTTAAGGATGATCCTTTTAAGGCTAATAATCCCGGTTCCAAAACCCTGATTATTCTTACAAATGGACCTGTTGACAAGCCCTTGGTGGTTTATGACGCATACGACGCCCGCAGTGAAATTGAAAACGCCTTATTTAGAGAGGCCAAGCAGGCCTGGTTCATAGAAAGGCCACCTATAAATACGAAATCCGGTTTTATCGTTCATGTGTATCTCACCATTTTTGTCATGGCACTGACAACGGCTTTCAGGGATTGGATAGACCAACAGGATAAATTGGAGAAAAAAGGTCAAGACACCGGAATCAGGAAGTTCAGACAAAAAGTTAAAGAAGAAAATGGAAACAAGCTGATTATATTTGATAAGGATCGGTATGCAATATTTGATGCGTATGAAGTTTTCATTCTATGTGGCAGGAATGTACTCCGGCCAACCGGCACACCAGAAACGATCACCCCTCAAGACATATTAACAAAATATGGTGTACAACTAGAATAA
- a CDS encoding BREX system ATP-binding domain-containing protein: MISLDALKELKPFQARAIIEELRKGSVPVEYVPVFTVGRQKWLSYIEDDLTNYIAEGGAKVRFISGDYGDGKTHFMSVVQHLAMEKGFAVSFVVLTRDVPIHKFETVYQSIVRQLQGNFDGVGIRNLLTAWLDSLSPEFQGAKAEAAIEKCTALTEELRDIPDMDINFANALSALVNNRFAPMAEGEDEESRKADREILMHWFDGGKVTKRELKPFQIYEYLTKANARQLMNSLILFLRRFGHQGLILLMDEMETVVAMSASVRNAAYENVRLFIDNSETAQYLHIFFSIIPDVLVSEKGFKSYDALWSRVRSIGTSMGDVKRLNYRGVLVDIHQTPLQTKELVDLGRCLLSLHGVAYRWSPEEMVTDKVIEDICDNQKRMGVISEVRLFIKQLIGVLDLAEQGQSPEEMDMARQMVETRKEMEEEKMKQMEPTWDD; this comes from the coding sequence ATGATATCATTGGATGCCCTCAAAGAACTCAAACCCTTCCAGGCCAGAGCCATCATCGAAGAGCTACGCAAGGGCAGTGTGCCTGTGGAATATGTGCCGGTGTTTACCGTGGGGCGGCAGAAATGGCTTTCCTATATCGAAGACGATCTTACGAACTACATTGCTGAAGGCGGGGCCAAGGTACGGTTCATCAGCGGGGATTACGGAGATGGTAAAACCCATTTCATGTCCGTAGTCCAGCACCTGGCCATGGAAAAAGGATTTGCCGTCTCCTTTGTGGTCCTGACCCGGGATGTGCCCATCCACAAATTTGAAACCGTTTACCAGTCCATAGTCCGGCAGCTCCAGGGCAACTTTGACGGTGTGGGCATCCGGAATCTGCTGACCGCCTGGCTGGACTCCCTGTCACCAGAATTCCAAGGCGCCAAAGCAGAGGCCGCCATAGAAAAATGTACGGCCCTGACCGAAGAACTCAGGGATATTCCGGACATGGATATCAACTTTGCCAATGCTCTATCCGCCTTGGTGAACAACCGGTTTGCCCCCATGGCAGAGGGGGAGGATGAGGAGAGCCGCAAGGCAGACCGGGAGATCCTCATGCACTGGTTTGACGGCGGCAAGGTCACCAAACGGGAACTCAAACCCTTCCAGATATACGAATACCTGACCAAAGCCAATGCCCGACAGCTGATGAATTCCCTGATCCTGTTTTTGCGTCGGTTTGGGCACCAGGGCTTAATCCTGCTCATGGACGAAATGGAGACGGTAGTGGCCATGAGTGCCTCGGTGCGTAATGCCGCCTACGAAAATGTCCGCCTCTTCATCGACAACAGCGAGACCGCCCAATATCTTCACATTTTCTTTTCCATCATCCCGGACGTGCTGGTATCGGAAAAGGGATTTAAATCCTACGACGCCCTGTGGAGCCGGGTGCGGTCCATCGGGACATCAATGGGCGATGTTAAACGCCTCAACTACCGGGGGGTTCTTGTAGATATCCACCAGACGCCGCTTCAAACCAAAGAACTGGTGGATCTGGGCAGATGCCTGCTGTCTCTGCACGGCGTCGCCTACCGCTGGTCTCCGGAAGAAATGGTCACGGACAAGGTCATAGAGGATATTTGTGACAACCAGAAAAGAATGGGTGTCATCAGTGAGGTGCGGCTTTTCATCAAGCAGCTCATCGGCGTCCTGGACCTGGCCGAACAGGGCCAGTCCCCGGAGGAAATGGACATGGCCCGGCAGATGGTCGAGACCCGGAAAGAGATGGAAGAGGAAAAGATGAAGCAAATGGAGCCCACCTGGGACGATTAA